In Apus apus isolate bApuApu2 chromosome 25, bApuApu2.pri.cur, whole genome shotgun sequence, the following proteins share a genomic window:
- the NFE2L1 gene encoding endoplasmic reticulum membrane sensor NFE2L1 translates to MRKDIDLIDILWRQDIDLGAGREIFDYSHRQKPESEVDKERSDGRERGDGWRSQGLDRDLLVDGETGESFPAQVPGAEDQTALSLEECLRLLEATFPFGENSEFPAADVSTLSQAVPSESRATPGQPSLLSPLLPETESPFDLEQQWQDLMSIMEMQAMEVNNTTAETLYNSTSRDLLTSNYSLAPTTPINQNVSLHQASLGSCSQDFSLFSSDIESPSMASSSALLQLTPDNSTGLNTTFGSTNLSGIFFPPQLNSTVNETAGPELPDPLGGLLDEAMLDEISLMDLAIEEGFNPVQASQLEEEFDSDSGLSLDSGHSPASLSSSEASSSSSSSSSSSSSSSFSEEGAVGYSSDSENVDFEEAEGAVGYQPEYSKFCRMSYQDPSQLHYLPYLEHVGHNHTYNMAPGALDPEEPKLPSAGKKSGKEKPSEFLDKQMSRDEHRARAMKIPFTNDKIINLPVEEFNELLSKYQLSEAQLSLIRDIRRRGKNKMAAQNCRKRKLDTILNLERDVEDLQRDKSKLLREKVEFLKSIRQMKQKVQNLYQEVFGRLRDENGQPYPPSQYALQYGSDGSVLLIPRAVADQQARRQERKQKDRRK, encoded by the exons ATGAGAAAG GACATCGATTTGATTGACATCCTGTGGAGACAGGATATTGATCTCGGCGCTGGGCGAGAGATTTTTGACTACAGCCACCGGCAGAAACCCGAGAGCGAAGTGGACAAAGAGCGGAGCGATGGGAGGGAGCGCGGGGACGGCTGGAGGAGCCAGGGCTTGGACAGGGACCTCCTAGTTGATGGAGAGACCGGGGAGAGTTTCCCTGCGCAG GTGCCCGGTGCGGAGGATCAgacagccctgtccctggaggaGTGCCTTAGGCTGCTGGAGGCCACCTTCCCTTTCGGGGAGAATTCAGAG TTTCCAGCTGCGGATGTCTCCACCCTGAGCCAAGCTGTGCCCAGCGAGAGCAGGGCCACCCCtggccagcccagcctgctctctcctctcctccccgAGACCGAGTCGCCCTTCGATctggagcagcagtggcaggacCTCATGTCCATCATGGAAATGCAG GCCATGGAAGTGAACAACACGACGGCAGAAACCCTGTACAACAGCACGAGCAGGGACCTGCTGACCTCCAACTACAGCCtggctcccaccacccccaTCAATCAGAACGTCAGCCTGCATCAGGCCTCgctggggagctgctcccaGGACTTCTCCCTCTTCAGCTCAGACATCGAAAGCCCTTCCatggccagcagctcagctctgctccagctgacGCCGGACAACTCCACTGGCCTCAACACCACCTTTGGCTCCACCAACTTGAGTGGCATCTTCTTCCCTCCGCAGCTGAACAGCACAGTCAACGAGACAGCTGGCCCCGAGCTGCCAGACCCGCTGGGCGGTCTTCTGGACGAAGCCATGCTCGATGAGATCAGCTTGATGGACTTGGCCATCGAAGAAGGTTTCAACCCGGTGCAGGCCTCGCAGCTGGAAGAGGAGTTTGATTCCGACTCAGGTCTTTCTCTGGATTCTGGCCACAGTCCTGCTTCTCTGAGCAGCTCGGaagcctcctcctcttcctcctcgtCCTCCTcgtcctcttcctcctcctcgtTTTCTGAGGAAGGAGCTGTGGGCTACAGCTCAGACTCGGAAAACGTGGACTTTGAAGAAGCAGAGGGGGCAGTTGGCTACCAGCCCGAGTACAGCAAGTTCTGCCGCATGAGCTACCAGGACCCCTCACAGCTGCACTACCTGCCTTACCTGGAGCACGTTGGCCACAACCACACCTACAACATGGCGCCGGGAGCCCTGGATCCCGAGGAGCCCAAACTTCCCAGCGCGGGGAAAAAGAGCGGCAAGGAGAAACCGTCGGAATTCCTGGACAAACAGATGAGCCGGGACGAGCATCGAGCCAGGGCCATGAAAATCCCTTTCACCAACGACAAGATCATCAACCTGCCCGTGGAGGAGTTCAACGAGCTCCTCTCCAAGTACCAGCTCAGCGAGGCTCAGCTCAGCCTGATCCGCGACATCCGGAGGCGTGGGAAGAACAAGATGGCTGCCCAGAACTGCCGCAAGAGGAAACTGGACACCATCCTCAACCTGGAACGGGACGTGGAGGATCTCCAGCGGGACAAGTCCAAACTGCTCAGGGAGAAGGTGGAATTCCTCAAATCCATCCGCCAGATGAAGCAAAAAGTGCAGAACCTGTACCAAGAAGTGTTCGGCCGCCTGCGGGATGAGAACGGGCAGCCCTACCCCCCCAGCCAGTACGCCCTGCAATACGGGAGCGACGGGAGTGTCCTCTTGATACCTCGGGCTGTGGCCGATCAGCAGGCCcggaggcaggagaggaaacaGAAGGATCGGAGGAAGTGA